Below is a genomic region from Deltaproteobacteria bacterium.
ACGGATGTCTATTTAGAAAAATCTTATCTAGAACTTTTTTCTCATAGTACTGATAATGAAATGAAAGACCTTGGTGAATATCTTAAGCGATTTAATAGCCTTGTCTTACAAATTCATGCCTGGAAAGACAAGCTAGAAAAACTTCCTAAGTTATCTGATACCCAAGCACAAGATTTAGAAAGTGCGATATCTATTCTTTCATCACTGTCAATGAAGCCAAGTAACAAAACAAGTAGACTCGATGAGATGGAAAACCATGACGAAATAGTAACCAACGGCATGATCCTTTATCGAGCTGCCCTTAAAATTTATTTTTTCAAATACCTTTGGGAAAAGGGAAATTTTTTACCCGTAAAAGAAAAAATGATTTGTAGAAGTACCCTATTAAATTTGAAAGAAAAAATGACGTATTTAGAAAAATATATCCAAGATGTATTTACTGATTTCGCTGTCGGTCTGCCCAGATCTAGTGAAAAGACCCTAGAACAAAGTAAAACTTTTTCTGAAAAAACTGATCAGTTTCTTTTGTGGATGCAAAATATAGATCCTCAGACGCAGTCATTATCTGAGCTTTTAGAAAATCTCCCCAAAGTCGAAGGTTTTGAATGCAACTTTTAGCCTGGGCACTGTTCTTTTTACATTTATGTTGGCAACTTTCATCCGTCGCGGCGTCAATTGGAGCCGTACAAACTAACTGGCAGCAACAGGATAATTTTCTATCCCATCGTTCTTTAGGGGCTGCCTGTAACGCCATTAGAAACATTCGCATCGATCCCCCTTGCAACCCTGCTTTCCTGGGGCTGGACTCTGAAGGTGTACCTGAAGAACGTGAAGGTCTTTTATCGGCCCAATTACTGCTCGGAGATACCTATAAATATTTTTATAAAAATCGAGACCTTTTTAATGAATCTGATAAACGAGCTCTCATTGAAGAACTTTTTTCGCATCGAGGGAGTGTGGGTCTTGATAGCAGCATTCAATTATGGTGGAAGGAAAATCCCTTTGTCATTGGAATAGAACCTCTACGATTACATTCCTATTCTGAAGTTATCAATTCGGCTTATCCAGATATTTTTATGGAAGGAATTTATCAGCAAAGTTTATTTTTTCTCTACGGCACCAGCTTTAAAAGCTCATCTTTAAATAAGAATCCACTTTTAGGAATAAAAGTAAGTTTATTAGAACGACAGATTATTTCTGAACATTTTTATTTGTTTGATGCTCTTAATAATTTAGATGATTACTTTCAAGTAAAAAAACAAAAAGCCATCATGATCGAACCGGGATTTTCTTGGGATTTAAGTGGTGAAAATAGTGAATGGAATCCTTTGTTGAGCCTTAAATTCTCCCAAATTGGTTTCGTCGATCAAAAAATTGATTCCTTACCGATGAAAACTTATGCTGATTTTGGATTGTCCATCGCACCCTCCTTATTCTCTAAAAATTTTGAAACAGCAATTAACTATAGAACGAACTCAGATAAAGAACTATTGCAAAACCTGAGTCTGGCCTTTTCACTTTCCCTATCTTGGATTCAGATATATCTTGATCTTGAAAAAGACACGCCTTCACTGGGGCTATCGACAAGATGGCGCAACTGGAGCTCTGGCATTATCTTTCAACAACAAAAAACTTTGCTCGAAGGATCTGCAAGAGATATTACTTTTTTAGAATTCAGAATTTTAATATAAATTCATATCTATCAAATCATCTAAAATCAAATAATCTAATATCAAGGTTTTTGAATAAACTCTTGAACAGCAGTTAACATGGAAGCGATAATGTCCAGAGTATCTACATTGATATGCTTTGCCTCCAAATGAACGATCCTTTTTGGCTCGGGCAATAATCTTTCTAAGGCTTTACCTGATTCTGGAGGAAACACGGTATCCTGAAGGCCTCGAACAACCATAAATTCTCCCTTCAAGTAAGGAAGATGAATTTTCGGTGCGATGAGTTCGGTTGAAAACTCAATGGCTTGATGAAAAGGCTCTTTTAATAACACGGGAATACGGTCCCCAAACTCTTTCTCAAATACAGAGTTCACTTCGGCACCACCAAAGGCAAAAATAGTTTTGGTGGGAACAAATTTTTGCGATTCAGCAACTCGCAAACTTATTGGTAAAAAAAGACTTCCAAGACTAACCCCTAAATTATATATTTTATTAACTTCAACCCAAGTTTGTGAATTTAGCCATTTCCAAACCCCAACACTTTGTCCAATGGTTTGAAATACAGATTGGGTAAGTTTTTCTGGCGCTGCCAACATTTCCTCAGCGGTTGCCGGGTAGTTATATCCAACAAGAACAATATTTTTTGGATTTCCTATCAAGGCTAAGCTTTGACTTCCAGTTTGGAATCCAGATATCACAAAAAGAACTGGGTATTTTTGCGTAGATTGCCAAAAACCCTTAGGGCCGCTAATTAAAATACGACAGGTACCAGAATAAGGGTGGGTAAAAATAATCTTGTGCACCTCTCGATCTTGTTGGGGGACTATTTGATCACTTATCAAAGATAAGGGAATATGAACATTTAATTCATTTTCCAAGGCCAAAGCCGCTGCATCTGATTTGAATTTATTTAAATCAAAAGCAAATACCGAAGTTTTAATAAAAACGATGAGGACAAATATTTTTATGGTTTTCATATACGTCGAGCTTATTATTTTCATAGGCCTAAAACGATCTAAGAACCGGCATTGAAAATTGGGCCGGCTTGGGCAAGGATTTGGATAAAGATGGTAAAACCTCTGCCGACACGGCTGTCCCTCCTGCGGGAGAGCAAAGACCAGAGTTTATTGGAGTTTGAAAGACTTCAACGACATTCATGGGGATAGCAGCGAATCTTGGATAAACCCGATAACCATTAACTGAACTAACAACCATATCATTGCTCCATTGACGACTTAAGTTTCGATCCAATAAGAGGGGGTCAAAATCAACCATCACTCTTACACCCATTGCCGTTTGAACCAAGACACCCCCCTTTTCAAGGAGCTCTTGAATATTCGGAGATAAGCTTGCATTTGGCTGTAATGGAAATTGATAAAAACAGCCAGGCCCCGTAAAACCAAATCCAAGCATTTGAACTGGGAGTCCACGTCCTGAACCCACGGTCATAGATTTATTTCCTAATTCCGTCCCCCTATCGTTTTTAGAGACACGTTTAAGCAGATCTTCTTTTGTCATCAATGGGTTCAAAGATTTTAAAATTGAAACTCCAGCCGCAACCACAGCCGCAGCGTTCGAGCTACCGCGATATTCTTCTGAACTAGAAATTCGTATGGATGAAGGAGCTATGATTTCTGGTTTTTTCAATATCACTGATGAAGAAGACCTATCCGAATCAGAAGCTCCTACAGTTATAACGCTCATATTATCAGCCGGGTTTAGAAGGGTCTCTTCTTCTGAATGGGATTTTACCGTTACATGATCTCCATCAACAGTGATCCGAAGCCTATCAGATTTTTTAAAATTATGACTGCGGTCTTTTACTCTTATATAATAAAGACCTTTCTTAACTTCGGCAGTCAGAATTTCCCTAGGATACTTAGAATAACCTGGTCGCTCTTCAGCGGGATCTATAGACTGCTTTAAACCGGCTGTTTGAACTATATTTAACAAATCATCTGTTAATACAAGATCCAAATCTTTTTCTGTTCCGGTGCTGACATCATCGCTAAAATCACTCCAGCTCAGTCCGACTCGAAGTGAACACTTGCCATCTTTAGCTTTAATATCACACTTAATTGCTAATGACTTATTCTCATCAGGGAGCCTAACCCAAGATTCCTCATCAGATTCTATAGAGGAATTATAAGTTCTATTGGCAAAGTTTCCTGCCGCATTGATCCAGATAACCCCTTCATTTGTAGCGCGAGAAACTTCTTCATTAAAAAAACCTTTGCCATCCCAATTGCTTCCGTACTCCCAAACTTCTGAATACAAAACGATATCTATTTTCCTTGCAATAATATCAGAAATTGCATTCTTAAAATTAGTGTAGCCGTAAACATTATACAAATGAAGTTCAGGCAACATTTTTTCGTAGGCACCATTATTCGACATCAAAGCTGTTAAAATTTGGGCCATCACTTTTCCGTGTTCATTTTTTGAATCAGGAGGACTCGAAACTAAGCCTTTATGGTATTGAGTCCCTGCTGGCAGAGTACGACCAATTTCTTTTTCATAGTCATAGAAACCTTGATCAAGAACCGCCACAGAAAGCTGACGAATCGGCGGAACAGAGTAAAATGATTCAAAACCCAATTGTTGAATGATGTCCTTAATATTAAGGAAAGGGGATTTTTCGAGAGAGAAAACAGGGACGGCCAGAAACAGTCCCATGATTAAATTAAGTATCCGCACTTTTAAGCCCTCCAAGGCCTTGGCTTATCGCCAATATAAACCGGGGTATCCGTAATAGTAGTAGTTGTAGTAGCCTTGCCCGTAATTATAATAGGGAGTATAGTAGTTTCCATAATAGCAATAAGTTGGAAAATAGTTATAGTAGGTAGGATAGTTGGGATAATAATAAGAAGAACCCCAGTAAAAATACCAGCTTGAAATCCCGCCTTGGGTATCTAGTTCATTTAAAATTTTGTTTGTAGGCAAATTTACAAAATGAGAAGCCTCACTTAATATCAGAGATTTTGCTTCTTCTTTATTTCCCATAATTTTTTTTACGTAAACCATGGCAACAGAATTGTCACGAGTATCGACGCGAAGAACGGTAGTTCCCTCGTCAACCGATTGAACATTCATAACCAAGGCTGGGTTATCTAGTTCATTGGCGAAAGAAATCCCACTTGTTATCATTACAGTCAAAAGTAAAAGCAGATGACTAAAAATAGATTTTTTCATGATTACCATCCTTCGTTTTTAAATTAAATGAATTTATGAGCCTTTCCCCAAAAGGTCAGATACAAGGCGTGATTCCGTCAAAAAATTCGTGGAGGCTTACTTTATGTAAGTTGGAACGAATTTTTTGACGGTCCAACGAAGTAGATGACCTTTTGAGGAAAGGCTCTTTATAGTTTTGCCCTGATATAGATACATGTAGACTAATTAGTCAAGTTCAGATTTGTGAACATTGTGAGTCCCAATAAACCTTATTTTTCAAGAAGTTTTCGTCTTGCTCAAACTTGAAAAATCAAGCAAGCGATAAAGGGATGACTAGTCGTAAAGCTCCAGATCAACACTGCGGAGAGCATTTACAAAGACATCATGGGTCAATGTCCACTCTCAACAAAAATATCATGATGGATTATACTTTCGTAAATTGACCAGAAAGCCTAGAGGATTCTAATTGCTGAATTTTGCTTGATTTAGGCCATATGGTCAATAGACTGAATTGGTCCCAAAATTGATAGTAATGCTGAGAAGAATATAATATCCGTTTCAAATTGGAGTTTTTATGAGACCGCAACTTGTATATGACCTGCCGACTCGATTTTTTCATTGGCTCTTTGCTGGACTTTTTTTAACCAGTTTTATAATTTCTAAAACCGTCGATGATGATTCTCCCTGGTTTAATTTTCATTCACTTGCAGGATTAACCTTGGGGTTTTTAGTACTTCTTAGAATTCTATGGGGTATTTTTGGTACAAAGCATGCCCGATTCACTGGCTTTGCGCTGAACCCGATGGATCTCGTCAACTATTTCAAGGGTATTCTTACGGGTGAGAAAAAACGATGGGCCGGACACAATCCGGCATCCAGCTGGGCTGGCATCACTATGATGGTCTTGGCACTTTGTCTCGCAGTAACTGGCTATCTCATGACTTCTGGACCAAATAAGGAAACCTTCGAAGATATTCATGAATTATTTGCGAACGGATTCATTATTATCGTGGTTCTACATGTTGCTGGAATTGTGCTGCACACCATTCGCCACCAAGAGATGATTGGCCTAAGCATGTTTGATGGTAAGAAAGCGAATGTATCTGGCGATCAAACGATATCTTCGTCGAAATCAGCATTCGGCATTTTGTTAATTGGCCTTGTCGTTGCGTTTGCCCTTTTTCTTTTCAAAAATTACAACAGCCAAACACGATCCCTCCAATTTTTTGGAACGACACTACAGCTTAGTGAGAGTGATGGAGATAAGGGAACTCAAAAACAAGGAATGGACGAGAAGCATGAAGCAGGGGAAAAAGATGGTGACGACTAGTTTTGATTTCTTTTCGATTTCAAGAGGTGGATTTTGAGTCAACTGCGAATAAAAACAAAGAACGGAAAGGGATGTTGGCATGCTGCGACCATTCTGAGAATTTTAAGTCGTTCTATGGATGGTGTCGATGTCATGAAATTTGAAAATGGTAAAATCAAAGAAGTCTTTTTGTTTTCAGCTGATCAAACCGCCAAAGATGCTTTCTGGATTTAAACGATGAAGTCCCAAACTCTTGCAAGTCTTCTCAAGAAATTGAGAGAGGCGGCAAATTTTTTGACTCGCATTCTTTTTATAGACAACAGCGACCCTGTGCAGTTTACTTTAAGAAAAGTGACCCTAAACATTCTATAGGAAATCAGATTTGGATTTAAAAGAAGGCACTTATTATTTTGCGCTTTTTGTCGGAGTTGGAACTCTAATTATTGGCATTTTAGCTGTCTTGCGGCCTGAACCAATGTCAAAAAAATTCGGAATTTCTGTCGATGGGTCAGCTCTACCATACGTTATTAGCACAGGAGTTCGTGATATTTTTATTGGGCTAACTGTACTGATTTTATTTTATAAGAAAGAATGGTTAACACTTGGCCTAATCAATTTATGCATAGGAATTGTTGCAGCATCTGATTTTATAGTAGTTCGAAAAAATGGAGATCAAAAAACTTCAATTGCTCATCTTTTTGGAGCCATCATGGTAACCATTTATGGCGTTTGGTTATTAGGTAATCCGTAAAATAATCAACATCACCTTTAGTCACTTCTGGCCGAGTCGAATTTCTTCAATTGGCGTTTTCTCTGTTTTTTTTGAAATGCATGAAATATCAAAACTGAATCAGTCAGTTCCGCAACGTAAAAAACCTATAAGCCAGATTAAATCAGGACTTCTATATTTATTTGACAACCAAGCACATCTGGCTACCGCCATTGCTAGATCGAACGTATTCAACTTCGGGGTATCAGCGTATTTACACATAGGTAAATAATATCGAAGTGGTACAATTAAGATCCATTTGAGAGGCTACTTCTATTTAGGAGCATCCATAACTCTTGCAAGTAGATCTACTTGATCAACTCCGAGTAGCGCATTAACAACTTTAAGTTGATTGGGTGGAAAAGATTTTTGTTCTATTTGGGATAGATGATGGTATTTTTCTTTTAACTGCTGTACATCGCGAACATATTCTTCATAAGTAGTCTGGTAGAGTAATACCGAATCCAGGAAAAAATAGAACCCTTTGTTGTTTACACCATCATTCTGAATGGTTTTTTCATAAAAGTAGTCAACTGCTCGCCAGTAGAGATTGCGTCCAAACTTTCTGAAAAGAGGCCCATTTTTTCTCCAAGGAGCTGGCCATCTTACCAAGATACGTACAAAACTATTTTTTTGGACTTGAATTAATTTAAGAGACTCCAGCTTTCGCAGGTAATCTTGGACCTTCTTTGGAGACAGATTGAATTGTTTAGAAATATCGGAAATTTCGATCCCTCTTCCTAGATAACGTAAAAGCGTATACATATCAGGATGTTTAACAAAAAACACTTCAAGTTCTTCTGAAAGAGGTTCTGTTTCCTTTTGTTCACGAAAAGAAAGTTGAATGAGCTCTGGAAACGTGATCTTTAAAAAGTCGCATATCTTGCTGAGGCGCTCGACTGAAAGAGAATCTGAAGTGAGTAATCGCCGAACTGTTGGGAGCGAAACGCCAAGCTCGTCAGCGAGCTTTTCATAGTTGGCTCCTTGTTTTTTTAGAAGACCCTTTATTGTGAATTTTATACGTTGTTCGTTACTTATCATGATATTCATCCTGTCTTTAGATATCAATAAATGATATTATCCATATTTTAATATC
It encodes:
- a CDS encoding alpha/beta hydrolase gives rise to the protein MKTIKIFVLIVFIKTSVFAFDLNKFKSDAAALALENELNVHIPLSLISDQIVPQQDREVHKIIFTHPYSGTCRILISGPKGFWQSTQKYPVLFVISGFQTGSQSLALIGNPKNIVLVGYNYPATAEEMLAAPEKLTQSVFQTIGQSVGVWKWLNSQTWVEVNKIYNLGVSLGSLFLPISLRVAESQKFVPTKTIFAFGGAEVNSVFEKEFGDRIPVLLKEPFHQAIEFSTELIAPKIHLPYLKGEFMVVRGLQDTVFPPESGKALERLLPEPKRIVHLEAKHINVDTLDIIASMLTAVQEFIQKP
- a CDS encoding S8 family serine peptidase, which codes for MRILNLIMGLFLAVPVFSLEKSPFLNIKDIIQQLGFESFYSVPPIRQLSVAVLDQGFYDYEKEIGRTLPAGTQYHKGLVSSPPDSKNEHGKVMAQILTALMSNNGAYEKMLPELHLYNVYGYTNFKNAISDIIARKIDIVLYSEVWEYGSNWDGKGFFNEEVSRATNEGVIWINAAGNFANRTYNSSIESDEESWVRLPDENKSLAIKCDIKAKDGKCSLRVGLSWSDFSDDVSTGTEKDLDLVLTDDLLNIVQTAGLKQSIDPAEERPGYSKYPREILTAEVKKGLYYIRVKDRSHNFKKSDRLRITVDGDHVTVKSHSEEETLLNPADNMSVITVGASDSDRSSSSVILKKPEIIAPSSIRISSSEEYRGSSNAAAVVAAGVSILKSLNPLMTKEDLLKRVSKNDRGTELGNKSMTVGSGRGLPVQMLGFGFTGPGCFYQFPLQPNASLSPNIQELLEKGGVLVQTAMGVRVMVDFDPLLLDRNLSRQWSNDMVVSSVNGYRVYPRFAAIPMNVVEVFQTPINSGLCSPAGGTAVSAEVLPSLSKSLPKPAQFSMPVLRSF
- a CDS encoding cytochrome b/b6 domain-containing protein, whose product is MRPQLVYDLPTRFFHWLFAGLFLTSFIISKTVDDDSPWFNFHSLAGLTLGFLVLLRILWGIFGTKHARFTGFALNPMDLVNYFKGILTGEKKRWAGHNPASSWAGITMMVLALCLAVTGYLMTSGPNKETFEDIHELFANGFIIIVVLHVAGIVLHTIRHQEMIGLSMFDGKKANVSGDQTISSSKSAFGILLIGLVVAFALFLFKNYNSQTRSLQFFGTTLQLSESDGDKGTQKQGMDEKHEAGEKDGDD
- a CDS encoding DUF4267 domain-containing protein encodes the protein MDLKEGTYYFALFVGVGTLIIGILAVLRPEPMSKKFGISVDGSALPYVISTGVRDIFIGLTVLILFYKKEWLTLGLINLCIGIVAASDFIVVRKNGDQKTSIAHLFGAIMVTIYGVWLLGNP
- a CDS encoding helix-turn-helix transcriptional regulator; this encodes MISNEQRIKFTIKGLLKKQGANYEKLADELGVSLPTVRRLLTSDSLSVERLSKICDFLKITFPELIQLSFREQKETEPLSEELEVFFVKHPDMYTLLRYLGRGIEISDISKQFNLSPKKVQDYLRKLESLKLIQVQKNSFVRILVRWPAPWRKNGPLFRKFGRNLYWRAVDYFYEKTIQNDGVNNKGFYFFLDSVLLYQTTYEEYVRDVQQLKEKYHHLSQIEQKSFPPNQLKVVNALLGVDQVDLLARVMDAPK